Proteins encoded by one window of Cytophagia bacterium CHB2:
- a CDS encoding DUF1080 domain-containing protein, translating to MKHQILLLGLSCLLLGCGAGTIPTLSLEEQNAGWKMLFDGKTFNGWRGYKMASTPAAWKITKNGELHFSKKGAGGDLMTVEQFSDFELQLEWKISQGGNSGIFFWVSEDKNYAWETGPEMQVLDNAKHKDGLERKTSAGSNYALHAPAQEVTRPAGEYNSVRLIAKGTHIEHWLNGVKIVEYEIGSPEWEALVAASKFREMPQYGRNRTGHIVLQDHGDKVWYRNVRIRRL from the coding sequence ATGAAGCACCAGATCCTCCTGCTTGGACTTTCGTGCCTGCTGCTCGGTTGTGGCGCCGGCACGATTCCCACCCTTTCTCTTGAAGAACAAAACGCCGGTTGGAAAATGTTGTTTGATGGCAAAACCTTTAACGGCTGGCGCGGCTACAAAATGGCAAGCACACCGGCAGCTTGGAAAATTACCAAAAACGGCGAACTGCACTTCAGCAAAAAAGGCGCGGGCGGCGATCTGATGACCGTCGAGCAGTTCAGTGATTTTGAATTGCAGCTCGAATGGAAAATTTCCCAAGGCGGCAACAGCGGCATTTTCTTTTGGGTGAGTGAAGATAAAAACTATGCCTGGGAAACCGGCCCGGAAATGCAGGTGCTGGACAATGCCAAACACAAAGACGGCCTCGAACGCAAAACTTCGGCAGGCTCCAACTACGCGCTGCACGCGCCGGCGCAAGAAGTGACGCGGCCCGCTGGTGAGTACAACAGTGTTCGCCTCATTGCAAAAGGCACACACATCGAACATTGGCTCAACGGCGTCAAAATCGTGGAATATGAAATCGGCAGCCCGGAATGGGAAGCGTTGGTGGCCGCCAGCAAGTTTCGCGAGATGCCGCAATACGGCCGCAATCGCACAGGCCATATCGTGCTGCAAGATCACGGCGACAAGGTGTGGTATCGGAATGTGAGGATTCGGAGGTTGTGA
- a CDS encoding methyltransferase has product MNNPSPATFEYKDKNFGDTEGVVVKTSPEVFYPTSTTNLLLAAVRKSASPNVASALDLGCGSGIVAVALAKVVLPQAKIHASDIGPAAVELTKRNAAEHALAIDCRCGSMFEPWAGMKFDLIVDDVAGIAEPIARRSQWYPPHIHSDAGEDGTRWIAEILSHAPAHLTPQGQIFFPALTLSNETKILEIAHQHFAKVELITEQWYPLSNDLAAHMDLIEDMMARGLVEIKKKGSRWVWATKIYCAGN; this is encoded by the coding sequence ATGAACAATCCTTCTCCCGCCACCTTCGAATACAAAGACAAAAACTTCGGCGACACGGAAGGCGTTGTGGTCAAAACCAGCCCTGAAGTTTTTTATCCCACCAGCACAACCAACTTGTTGCTGGCAGCCGTGCGTAAATCCGCAAGCCCGAATGTGGCTTCGGCGCTGGATTTGGGTTGCGGCTCCGGCATTGTGGCCGTGGCGTTGGCCAAAGTCGTATTGCCGCAGGCTAAAATTCATGCTTCGGACATCGGCCCGGCGGCAGTGGAGTTGACCAAGCGCAATGCCGCCGAGCATGCGCTTGCCATCGATTGCCGCTGCGGCAGTATGTTCGAGCCCTGGGCCGGCATGAAATTCGATCTCATCGTGGATGATGTCGCGGGCATTGCCGAACCGATTGCACGGCGCTCGCAATGGTATCCCCCTCACATTCACAGCGATGCGGGCGAAGACGGCACACGCTGGATCGCAGAAATCTTATCACACGCGCCTGCGCATCTCACACCGCAGGGACAAATCTTTTTTCCGGCTCTCACCCTTTCCAACGAAACAAAAATTTTGGAAATTGCGCACCAACATTTTGCAAAAGTCGAATTGATCACGGAGCAATGGTATCCGTTGAGCAATGATTTGGCGGCGCACATGGATTTGATCGAAGACATGATGGCGCGCGGCCTGGTGGAAATCAAAAAGAAGGGCAGCCGCTGGGTGTGGGCGACAAAGATTTATTGCGCCGGCAATTGA
- a CDS encoding sugar phosphate isomerase/epimerase: protein MKKGWRAMINRRDFLKTSASAAFGGFLMNNLQARAAMAGTKSLGKIGVQLYTVRDLMKQDFAGTLKKVATVGYQEVEFAGYFDNKPEDVKKLLDDLGLTAPAVHVGIDLLRDKLDTTLETAKIIGHKYIVCPWLAPPDRALEKYKEHAALFNKVGEACQKAGFQFAYHNHDFEFEAQDGKIPYDLLLAETDPKLVQMELDLFWIRKGGQDPLAYFEKHPGRFPLCHVKDMTEDEKMVEVGAGKIDFAQIFSHSKHAGLKHYFVEHDNPGDALQSITASYQHLKKLKF, encoded by the coding sequence ATGAAAAAAGGATGGCGAGCTATGATCAATCGCAGAGACTTTCTTAAAACCTCCGCGAGTGCGGCATTCGGTGGATTCCTCATGAACAACTTGCAGGCACGCGCGGCCATGGCAGGCACAAAATCGCTGGGCAAAATCGGTGTGCAGCTTTACACGGTGCGGGATTTGATGAAACAAGATTTCGCCGGCACGCTGAAAAAGGTTGCCACGGTCGGTTACCAAGAAGTGGAATTCGCCGGATATTTTGACAATAAGCCCGAAGACGTCAAAAAACTGCTGGACGATCTCGGCTTGACGGCTCCGGCGGTGCATGTCGGGATCGATCTTCTGCGCGATAAACTTGACACGACGCTGGAAACGGCGAAGATCATCGGCCACAAGTATATCGTTTGCCCGTGGCTGGCGCCGCCTGATCGCGCGCTGGAGAAATACAAAGAACATGCGGCCTTGTTCAACAAAGTCGGCGAGGCCTGCCAGAAGGCCGGCTTTCAGTTTGCCTACCACAACCATGATTTCGAATTTGAAGCGCAGGACGGCAAAATTCCCTACGATCTCTTGCTTGCCGAAACCGATCCCAAACTGGTGCAAATGGAATTGGATCTTTTCTGGATTCGCAAAGGCGGGCAAGATCCACTTGCCTATTTCGAAAAACATCCGGGACGCTTTCCGCTCTGCCATGTAAAGGACATGACGGAAGATGAAAAAATGGTCGAAGTCGGCGCGGGTAAAATTGATTTTGCGCAGATTTTTTCGCACAGCAAACACGCCGGGTTGAAACATTATTTCGTCGAGCACGACAATCCCGGGGACGCCTTGCAAAGCATCACCGCGAGCTATCAGCATTTGAAGAAGCTGAAATTTTGA
- a CDS encoding formylglycine-generating enzyme family protein, which produces MNHYRFSLRHGHAAGFVTGCLLNLFLPNLFAQNIPAAASQLEPAKPGALSPFVETIPGTAVKFEMIPLPAGAVTLTHLEANNGNTAIAIKPIWIGKTEVTWDEYDAYALRPIKDASSKIGELDAIAQPSKPYGAPDRGFGHKGYAALSITFHAAQEYCRWLSAKTGKKYRLPTEAEWEYACRAGATGKLSKDRLEQQAWFWDNAEGKTHPVATKQSNAWGLHDMLGNAAEWVVGIDGKPLVAGGSFKSKADLLDYSLRAKQAPFWNMTDPQMPKSKWWLSDATFVGFRVVCEP; this is translated from the coding sequence ATGAATCACTACAGATTCAGCTTACGACACGGACATGCGGCAGGCTTCGTCACCGGCTGCTTGCTCAATCTTTTCCTGCCCAACCTCTTCGCGCAAAACATTCCGGCGGCAGCAAGCCAACTAGAGCCGGCAAAACCCGGAGCGCTGTCGCCCTTTGTCGAAACCATTCCCGGCACTGCGGTGAAATTCGAAATGATCCCCCTCCCTGCTGGCGCGGTTACGCTCACGCATCTTGAAGCCAACAACGGCAACACGGCAATCGCCATTAAACCGATTTGGATCGGCAAAACCGAGGTGACGTGGGATGAATACGACGCCTACGCTTTGCGGCCCATCAAAGACGCGAGTTCAAAAATCGGAGAACTTGACGCCATCGCCCAACCGAGCAAGCCTTACGGCGCGCCGGATCGCGGCTTTGGGCACAAAGGCTATGCCGCGTTGAGCATAACGTTTCACGCGGCGCAGGAATATTGCCGCTGGCTTTCAGCGAAAACCGGCAAAAAATACCGCCTGCCAACTGAGGCGGAATGGGAATACGCTTGCCGCGCCGGCGCAACCGGAAAACTATCAAAAGATAGATTAGAACAGCAAGCCTGGTTTTGGGATAATGCTGAAGGTAAGACGCATCCGGTTGCCACGAAGCAATCAAACGCCTGGGGCTTGCACGACATGCTGGGCAATGCGGCGGAATGGGTGGTGGGAATTGACGGCAAGCCGCTGGTTGCCGGTGGCTCATTCAAAAGCAAAGCGGATTTGCTCGATTACAGCCTGCGCGCCAAGCAGGCGCCGTTTTGGAATATGACGGATCCGCAAATGCCGAAAAGCAAATGGTGGCTTTCAGATGCAACGTTTGTGGGATTTCGTGTAGTGTGCGAGCCGTGA